A window of the Microcaecilia unicolor chromosome 5, aMicUni1.1, whole genome shotgun sequence genome harbors these coding sequences:
- the RGS9BP gene encoding regulator of G-protein signaling 9-binding protein yields the protein MVREECKVLLDTLNKVTACYRLLVLSLGGTSDSKSLREELKKTRQKAQDLAVANRNKLITVLKDKSVSREDKAEVERLWVLFSSCMEILEVDMRRALELGHEFQLNVPTKHLLQTGMTGGTSGVAARAMSVQNLKYEEDHNIDVIDLTELEDEINQVEEMMYEMEMKVNVPHWTVEAKQDPGAELKSTLNVGASSVGMISTKDNKSCDPSKILAGIIFTAVLIVAIILVVCVVKLS from the coding sequence ATGGTGAGGGAGGAGTGCAAGGTGCTTTTGGACACCCTGAACAAAGTGACTGCCTGTTACCGTCTCCTGGTACTTTCCCTTGGGGGCACCTCAGATTCCAAAAGCTTGCGGGAGGAACTGAAGAAGACCCGTCAAAAAGCCCAGGACCTGGCTGTGGCCAACAGGAACAAGCTTATCACCGTTTTAAAGGACAAAAGTGTTAGCCGTGAGGACAAAGCTGAGGTTGAGCGGCTCTGGGTGCTCTTCTCCAGTTGTATGGAAATCCTGGAGGTGGATATGAGGAGGGCACTGGAGCTGGGCCATGAGTTCCAGCTGAATGTGCCCACGAAGCATCTCCTGCAGACGGGCATGACTGGGGGAACCTCAGGTGTGGCTGCCCGGGCTATGAGTGTGCAGAACCTGAAATATGAAGAAGACCACAACATAGATGTAATTGACCTCACGGAGCTAGAGGATGAGATCAACCAAGTGGAGGAGATGATGTATGAGATGGAAATGAAAGTTAATGTCCCCCACTGGACAGTAgaagccaaacaggacccaggaGCAGAACTGAAATCCACTCTGAATGTAGGGGCCTCCTCGGTGGGCATGATCTCTACGAAAGACAATAAATCTTGTGATCCTAGCAAAATTTTAGCTGGgatcatttttactgctgttttaaTTGTTGCTATAATTTTAGTGGTCTGTGTTGTCAAACTCTCTTAG